One window of the Salvia splendens isolate huo1 chromosome 1, SspV2, whole genome shotgun sequence genome contains the following:
- the LOC121797870 gene encoding uncharacterized protein LOC121797870: protein MRRELFLRIVHAMEARDEYFQQRQDAANRIGLSSLTKCTIVLRQLAYGTTTNMFDEYLHVRDTTGQECLAKFCEGVIDAFGATYLHNAEDCQFLMMMHDRVHNFPGMLGSIDCMHWEWKNCPTAWRGQWRGWQRKRA, encoded by the coding sequence ATGAGGCGAGAACTGTTTCTGCGCATTGTTCACGCGATGGAGGCCCGCGACGAGTACTTCCAGCAGCGGCAAGATGCGGCCAATAGAATCGGTCTATCCTCGCTTACGAAGTGCACGATTGTTCTTCGTCAGTTGGCCTATGGCACCACGACgaacatgttcgacgagtatctTCACGTCAGGGATACAACTGGCCAGGAGTGTCTGGCAAAATTTTGTGAGGGTGTGATTGACGCCTTCGGCGCCACATATTTGCACAATGCCGAAGATTGTCAGTTCCTGATGATGATGCACGATAGGGTGCACAACTTTCCTGGAATGTTAGGGAGCAttgattgtatgcactgggagtggaagaattgtccgacagCGTGGAGAGGTCAATggaggggttggcagcggaagcgtgcataa